The Nocardia bhagyanarayanae region CTCGACGACATGTGGCGCGCGTTGGAGCGCGCGCACATTCTGTCCCAACCCTGGCCTTGGCCGCACACGCGCTCGCATTGGCACATGCTGCGCCTGGCGCTGCGGTGCCGTGACAGGAAGGAGGCGCTGGGCCAGGTGGTCCGCCTGTCGGGCGCGGGCCTCGCCTCGTCGCTCGGCAGGGTTCCGATCGGCAACACCGGTCGCGCCACCGTCGGCATCTTCCAGCCCATGCCGATCCCGGCCGATCTCGCCGCGATCCTCGAGACGGGCAAGACCGCTCGCACGTAGCAAATATCTACTACAGCCTGTCGTTGGAGGCGTAGGATGGCGGCAGTAACTCGTCACGAGCTCAGGGGAGGCCGGACAATGCGAGCGTTGGAGCGTATTCGGAACCATTCGCGGGCGATGCGACGGGCGAGACGCCATCGCACGGATCTGGTCGGCTGGTTGGCGCGCAGGCCGCAGCTGCTGGCGAGCACGGCGTTCTACGAGACGATGCTGATCTTCACCAACCGCCTCGACCCGCGGCTCAAAGATCTGGCCGAGCTGAAGGCCGCGGGCCTGGTGAACTGCGAGTTCTGTCTCGACATCGGCTCGGCC contains the following coding sequences:
- a CDS encoding DUF3703 domain-containing protein; translated protein: MPPTVRSAFEDELRSASAATDLDDMWRALERAHILSQPWPWPHTRSHWHMLRLALRCRDRKEALGQVVRLSGAGLASSLGRVPIGNTGRATVGIFQPMPIPADLAAILETGKTART